A single region of the Acanthopagrus latus isolate v.2019 chromosome 11, fAcaLat1.1, whole genome shotgun sequence genome encodes:
- the LOC119029335 gene encoding E3 ubiquitin-protein ligase RNF14-like isoform X2 produces the protein MGADIQEQEDELLALHSIFGSDEFLRDESKFAGELRVCVELPSAFTVALKEGETLSQYEISFLPPLLLTFGLPEDYPSSSPPSFTLTCSWLTHSQLSALSAQLTDLFKATRGAVVLFSWVQFLKEDALRFLDINTLLELPSGDSSTQNCSQDSLDVALSKPKNNKHTPTTAPADTQSLDLSALALEAEQTLQTSEIKAGCQDDQPKQTSQEDFLNEGSVLLPSSSSGPPDESKQGAAALPREPPQNGDQTLSGFSLTPSQALLSQILIYDAAQQQKQFAATVFDCGVCFQGFLGLDCVQLPECGHIFCRACLSHFCKLQIREGSVQGVTCPEADCEAAPTPAQVKSLVGEELFSRYDRLLLQKTLDCMPDVVYCPRHSCGSPVIWDRSGTAAMCTVCAFAFCVICKKTYHGTEACQGKKKIVTENDAQQPTAGLPQSEEGLKALWDDYTSGSKQRKKLLESRYGRKTLLGGVVDCLSEGWVAINSKNCPCCFSRIQKDGGCNVMMCSRCGRMFCWSCLTKLSSHGDGHFDDGACTRYT, from the exons ATGGGCGCGGACAtccaggagcaggaggacgaaCTGCTCGCTCTCCACAGTATCTTTGGTTCGGATGAGTTTCTCCGGGATGAGTCGAAGTTTGCCGGAGAACTCCGAGTGTGTGTCGAGCTGCCTTCCGCCTTCACTGTGGCTCTGAAAGAAG GTGAAACGCTGAGCCAGTACGAGATATcgttcctccctcctctccttctgacCTTTGGGCTCCCTGAGGACTacccatcctcctctcctccctccttcaccctcACCTGCAGCTGGCTGACACACTCACAG ctctctgcacTGAGTGCTCAGCTCACCGATCTCTTCAAGGCCACCAGAGGCGCTGTGGTGCTCTTCAGCTGGGTGCAGTTTCTCAAGGAAGATGCCCTCAGGTTCCTGGACATCAATACTCTGCTGGAGCTCCCCTCGggtgacagcagcacacagaacTGTAGCCAGGACTCATTAGATGTTGCACTCTCAAAACCAaagaataacaaacacactCCGACCACAGCACCGGCAGATACTCAAAGTCTGGACCTCTCTGCATTGGCACTGGAAGCTGAACAGACCCTCCAAACTTCGGAGATTAAGGCTGGCTGCCAGGATGATCAGCCTAAACAAACCAGCCAGGAAGATTTCTTAAATGAAGGGAGTGTTTTGcttccctccagctcctcaggCCCACCTGATGAAAGTAAGcaaggagctgcagctctgccaagAGAACCCCCTCAAAATGGAGACCAAACCCTCTCTGGTTTCTCCCTGACTCCCTCACAAGCTCTCCTCTCCCAGATCTTGATCTATGATGCGgcccagcagcagaaacagtttGCCGCCACAGTGTTtgactgtggtgtgtgttttcagggctTTCTCGGTCTGGACTGCGTGCAGCTGCCTGAGTGTGGCCACATCTTCTGCCGGGCCTGTCTCTCCCACTTCTGTAAGCTCCAGATAAGAGAGGGGAGCGTCCAGGGTGTAACCTGTCCTGAGGCAGACTGTGAGGCCGCTCCTACACCTGCACAG GTGAAGAGTCTGGTAGGAGAGGAACTGTTCAGTCGCTATGATCGtctcctgctgcagaaaacTCTGGACTGTATGCCAG ATGTGGTGTACTGTCCCCGGCATTCCTGTGGTTCACCTGTCATCTGGGACAGGTCTGGCACTGCAGCgatgtgtactgtgtgtgccTTTGCCTTTTGTGTCATCTGCAAAAAGACCTACCATGGGACAGAGGCTTGTCAGGGAAAGAAGAAGATTGTGACAGAAAATGACGCACAGCAACCCACTGCTGGCCTGCCACAGTCTGAAG AGGGGCTGAAGGCCCTGTGGGACGACTATACCAGTGGCAGTaagcagaggaagaaactcCTGGAGAGCAGATACGGCCGCAAGACATTGCTGGGTGGTGTGGTGGATTGTCTGAGTGAAGGCTGGGTGGCCATAAACAGCAAGAACTGtccctgctgcttctccagAATACAG AAGGACGGGGGATGTAACGTGATGATGTGCTCTCGGTGTGGGCGGATGTTTTGCTGGTCCTGCCTCACCAAACTGTCATCGCATGGAGACGGCCACTTCGATGACGGTGCCTGCACTCGCTACACATAG
- the LOC119029335 gene encoding E3 ubiquitin-protein ligase RNF14-like isoform X1, which produces MGADIQEQEDELLALHSIFGSDEFLRDESKFAGELRVCVELPSAFTVALKEGKQAELGTRLWSFKCETLSQYEISFLPPLLLTFGLPEDYPSSSPPSFTLTCSWLTHSQLSALSAQLTDLFKATRGAVVLFSWVQFLKEDALRFLDINTLLELPSGDSSTQNCSQDSLDVALSKPKNNKHTPTTAPADTQSLDLSALALEAEQTLQTSEIKAGCQDDQPKQTSQEDFLNEGSVLLPSSSSGPPDESKQGAAALPREPPQNGDQTLSGFSLTPSQALLSQILIYDAAQQQKQFAATVFDCGVCFQGFLGLDCVQLPECGHIFCRACLSHFCKLQIREGSVQGVTCPEADCEAAPTPAQVKSLVGEELFSRYDRLLLQKTLDCMPDVVYCPRHSCGSPVIWDRSGTAAMCTVCAFAFCVICKKTYHGTEACQGKKKIVTENDAQQPTAGLPQSEEGLKALWDDYTSGSKQRKKLLESRYGRKTLLGGVVDCLSEGWVAINSKNCPCCFSRIQKDGGCNVMMCSRCGRMFCWSCLTKLSSHGDGHFDDGACTRYT; this is translated from the exons ATGGGCGCGGACAtccaggagcaggaggacgaaCTGCTCGCTCTCCACAGTATCTTTGGTTCGGATGAGTTTCTCCGGGATGAGTCGAAGTTTGCCGGAGAACTCCGAGTGTGTGTCGAGCTGCCTTCCGCCTTCACTGTGGCTCTGAAAGAAGGTAAACAGGCCGAGTTGGGAACAAGGCTGTGGAGCTTTAAAT GTGAAACGCTGAGCCAGTACGAGATATcgttcctccctcctctccttctgacCTTTGGGCTCCCTGAGGACTacccatcctcctctcctccctccttcaccctcACCTGCAGCTGGCTGACACACTCACAG ctctctgcacTGAGTGCTCAGCTCACCGATCTCTTCAAGGCCACCAGAGGCGCTGTGGTGCTCTTCAGCTGGGTGCAGTTTCTCAAGGAAGATGCCCTCAGGTTCCTGGACATCAATACTCTGCTGGAGCTCCCCTCGggtgacagcagcacacagaacTGTAGCCAGGACTCATTAGATGTTGCACTCTCAAAACCAaagaataacaaacacactCCGACCACAGCACCGGCAGATACTCAAAGTCTGGACCTCTCTGCATTGGCACTGGAAGCTGAACAGACCCTCCAAACTTCGGAGATTAAGGCTGGCTGCCAGGATGATCAGCCTAAACAAACCAGCCAGGAAGATTTCTTAAATGAAGGGAGTGTTTTGcttccctccagctcctcaggCCCACCTGATGAAAGTAAGcaaggagctgcagctctgccaagAGAACCCCCTCAAAATGGAGACCAAACCCTCTCTGGTTTCTCCCTGACTCCCTCACAAGCTCTCCTCTCCCAGATCTTGATCTATGATGCGgcccagcagcagaaacagtttGCCGCCACAGTGTTtgactgtggtgtgtgttttcagggctTTCTCGGTCTGGACTGCGTGCAGCTGCCTGAGTGTGGCCACATCTTCTGCCGGGCCTGTCTCTCCCACTTCTGTAAGCTCCAGATAAGAGAGGGGAGCGTCCAGGGTGTAACCTGTCCTGAGGCAGACTGTGAGGCCGCTCCTACACCTGCACAG GTGAAGAGTCTGGTAGGAGAGGAACTGTTCAGTCGCTATGATCGtctcctgctgcagaaaacTCTGGACTGTATGCCAG ATGTGGTGTACTGTCCCCGGCATTCCTGTGGTTCACCTGTCATCTGGGACAGGTCTGGCACTGCAGCgatgtgtactgtgtgtgccTTTGCCTTTTGTGTCATCTGCAAAAAGACCTACCATGGGACAGAGGCTTGTCAGGGAAAGAAGAAGATTGTGACAGAAAATGACGCACAGCAACCCACTGCTGGCCTGCCACAGTCTGAAG AGGGGCTGAAGGCCCTGTGGGACGACTATACCAGTGGCAGTaagcagaggaagaaactcCTGGAGAGCAGATACGGCCGCAAGACATTGCTGGGTGGTGTGGTGGATTGTCTGAGTGAAGGCTGGGTGGCCATAAACAGCAAGAACTGtccctgctgcttctccagAATACAG AAGGACGGGGGATGTAACGTGATGATGTGCTCTCGGTGTGGGCGGATGTTTTGCTGGTCCTGCCTCACCAAACTGTCATCGCATGGAGACGGCCACTTCGATGACGGTGCCTGCACTCGCTACACATAG